In Solanum stenotomum isolate F172 chromosome 6, ASM1918654v1, whole genome shotgun sequence, one DNA window encodes the following:
- the LOC125868504 gene encoding receptor-like protein 9DC1, with translation MGLLIEGTGTGTGIDQSSAEYARPGPYVIQLASCRVRAILHPCRKDQHAALLKFKKPLTLDPSLVTCSSYSYTSSWNRSRDCCSWDGVICDEMSGHMIELNLSSSGLVGKIDSNNSLFQLSRLQRLDLSSNNFSNSHILPELRRFLSLTLLDLSDSYFSGHIPSEISRLSQLQSLHFSPSFETILRLIAHDLKLLFENLTQLRELEGAIPQCLGNINGLEVLDMHHNSLSGTLPMTFTIGSALKSFNFYGNKLEEKSHNP, from the exons ATGGGATTACTGATAGAGGGAACTGGAACTGGAACTGGAATT GACcagtcctctgcagagtatgctCGTCCAGGACCATATGTTATACAACTGGCAAGTTGTCGCGTCAGAG CCATACTTCATCCGTGCCGCAAAGATCAACACGCCGCTCTTCTAAAATTCAAGAAACCACTCACTCTAGATCCCTCATTAGTTACTTGTAGTTCCTACTCTTATACGAGTTCATGGAATAGGAGCAGAGATTGTTGCTCGTGGGATGGAGTCATATGTGATGAGATGTCTGGCCATATGATTGAACTTAATCTCAGTTCCAGTGGTCTTGTAGGAAAGATTGATTCCAATAACAGCCTCTTCCAACTCTCTCGTCTTCAAAGGCTCGACCTTTCTTCTAATAACTTCTCTAATTCTCACATCTTGCCTGAACTTCGAAGGTTCTTGAGCTTGACACTTCTTGATCTTTCTGACTCCTATTTCTCAGGTCATATCCCCTCTGAAATCTCTCGTCTTTCTCAATTACAGTCTCTTCATTTCTCCCCGTCATTTGAAACTATTCTAAGACTCATAGCCCATGATTTGAAATTGCTCTTTGAGAATTTGACTCAATTAAGAGAACTTGAGGGGGCAATTCCGCAATGTTTGGGTAATATCAATGGCCTCGAGGTTCTGGATATGCACCACAACAGTCTATCAGGGACTCTTCCAATGACTTTTACAATTGGAAGTGCACTCAAAAGCTTCAACTTTTATGGCAATAAGCTGGAGGAAAAATCCCACAATCCTTGA